In a single window of the Desulfovibrio sp. ZJ209 genome:
- a CDS encoding flagellar basal body rod C-terminal domain-containing protein → MDGVSGSGGITSALFMGAGAMQAHSWGMAVHAHNVANVSTDGFTPQRALFATGPGGRGVTLDSVVREPRLGGALAGYGADGTAADFREAANLPPGVTLPSGTELAREMPGMIVTQRTYEANAQTVRTADEMLGTLLNLKA, encoded by the coding sequence ATGGACGGCGTTTCCGGCAGCGGAGGCATCACTTCGGCCCTCTTTATGGGCGCGGGTGCCATGCAGGCCCATTCCTGGGGCATGGCTGTCCACGCGCATAATGTGGCCAATGTCTCCACTGACGGCTTTACGCCGCAACGGGCGCTGTTCGCCACCGGCCCGGGCGGCCGGGGCGTCACGCTGGATTCGGTCGTCCGCGAGCCGCGCCTGGGGGGCGCGCTTGCGGGCTATGGCGCGGACGGCACCGCGGCCGACTTTCGGGAGGCCGCCAACCTGCCGCCAGGCGTCACGCTCCCCAGCGGAACGGAACTTGCTAGAGAAATGCCCGGCATGATTGTCACCCAGCGCACCTATGAGGCCAATGCCCAGACCGTGCGCACGGCGGACGAAATGCTCGGCACCTTGCTGAATCTCAAGGCCTGA
- a CDS encoding isochorismatase family protein: MQRLLLVVDPQQDFITGSLPVPGAREAMDGLAAALRRADGAYAAKVVTCDWHPYDHSSFREAGGEWPRHCVADTAGAALWPALVSPLYETPGPCTVLHKGEAREREEYSIFQNPAARERILALVDGLGVTRVEICGLAGDICVLSTLRDGVELLGPGRFAVLAPFAPSLDGGAKLRAYACEAGIPLVDAPGAN, from the coding sequence ATGCAGCGTCTTCTTCTCGTGGTGGATCCGCAGCAGGATTTTATCACCGGCTCCCTGCCCGTGCCCGGCGCCCGCGAGGCCATGGACGGGCTCGCGGCGGCGCTTCGCCGGGCCGACGGCGCCTATGCCGCCAAGGTCGTCACCTGCGACTGGCACCCCTATGACCATTCCTCCTTCCGCGAAGCGGGCGGCGAGTGGCCCCGGCATTGCGTGGCTGACACCGCGGGCGCGGCCCTCTGGCCGGCGCTCGTGTCCCCGCTCTATGAAACCCCGGGCCCCTGCACGGTGCTGCACAAGGGGGAGGCGCGCGAGCGCGAGGAATATTCCATTTTCCAGAATCCCGCGGCGCGGGAGCGCATCCTCGCCCTAGTGGACGGTCTAGGCGTCACGCGCGTGGAGATTTGCGGACTCGCCGGCGACATCTGCGTGCTCTCCACCCTCAGGGACGGCGTGGAGCTGCTGGGGCCAGGGCGTTTTGCGGTGCTCGCGCCCTTCGCGCCCTCGCTGGACGGCGGCGCGAAGCTCAGAGCCTATGCGTGCGAAGCCGGCATCCCGCTTGTGGACGCGCCGGGCGCGAACTGA